The following proteins come from a genomic window of Hypanus sabinus isolate sHypSab1 chromosome 9, sHypSab1.hap1, whole genome shotgun sequence:
- the tlr18 gene encoding toll-like receptor 18 isoform X3 yields the protein MPTALVVTGPPAVLVWIVVVVESAGEKCQISGTVVDCSGRSLFWVPEELPQDTQVLDLSYNRIAAIRDPDFARLPDLRVLKLSYNNISWLGPAAFASNPWLEELNLFNNSLRSIPGTVLAPLTRLVRLELSNNLYRAASLTPIFGNLSNLRDLSIGGDQIQSMRKGDLSPLSRISLDRFALKTGSGLKEYEPGSLSELRSCTVWTDIAVDSRPWLLPAFLSDLFNTRATSLRLRRLFAFTYYTGDQDLFRGLRESPIRNLTFFRGKFSEKLLGCILRNLRGSAVLNLTLDSIDFARSPNNSDDLPDVLGLQLERLALREISNPDVLVFNRGFGWLAGVRTLLINEISFNYVPCGAWQEMKRAQLIDISRNGLRDEYIYNRRCQYVGTMQNLEEFRLSTNLISSLRPVALLTANWPLLTTIDLSYNQIVDCEPPCVWGPILSSLVLHHNPVSPSTFACLPFTLRYLDLSHCQLERLEPGWFVRASNLSTLLLGGNRLKFIPADWSAPGLQRLELDGNSFGAIGPGTFRLMPRLKTLGAGDNPYHCTCDLHRFVSEARSGQLRLLGWPARYVCYHPPELVDTQLADYSPGRLRCEVWLALVIAVSATALLTVGVTLLCWRYDLPWYARATWQVVSSRYRSSERSRDPAGYRSPPAFHAFVSYSRADANWVREQLLARLEGGRSPYRVCIHERDFTPGRWIIDNIIENMEGSRKVLFVLSRSFVDSEWCNYELYFAHQRPLSRSLHDTVLLLMEPICPRSLPSRFCRLRRLLDSRTYLEWPSEPSRQPFFWAQLRNLLGKPEDVAASQPSFRSLHVPPGSLQNGPEGPLPGLP from the coding sequence ATGCCCACGGCTCTGGTGGTGACTGGGCCGCCCGCGGTGCTGGTGTGGATCGTGGTGGTCGTGGAATCCGCCGGAGAGAAGTGTCAGATCAGCGGCACGGTGGTGGATTGCTCCGGCCGCTCACTGTTTTGGGTCCCTGAAGAGCTGCCACAGGACACACAGGTCCTCGACCTCTCCTACAACAGGATAGCGGCCATACGGGACCCGGACTTCGCGCGACTGCCCGATCTGCGGGTCCTGAAGCTGAGTTACAACAACATCTCCTGGTTGGGCCCGGCTGCCTTTGCCTCCAATCCCTGGCTGGAGGAGCTGAACCTCTTCAACAACTCATTGCGCTCCATACCCGGCACTGTTCTGGCCCCGCTGACAAGATTGGTCCGCCTCGAACTCTCCAACAACCTGTACCGTGCGGCCAGTCTGACCCCGATCTTTGGGAACCTCTCCAACCTCCGAGACCTCTCTATCGGGGGAGACCAGATCCAGTCCATGCGGAAGGGCGACCTCTCCCCGCTGAGCCGCATTTCCCTTGACCGCTTCGCCCTGAAGACCGGGTCCGGCTTGAAGGAGTACGAGCCGGGCTCCCTCTCCGAACTGAGGTCGTGCACCGTGTGGACGGACATCGCGGTGGACAGCCGGCCCTGGCTCCTGCCCGCTTTTCTGTCTGACCTCTTCAACACACGGGCCACCTCCCTCCGTCTCCGGCGCCTCTTCGCGTTCACCTACTATACGGGCGACCAAGACCTTTTCCGCGGATTGCGAGAGTCGCCCATCCGCAACCTCACCTTCTTCCGCGGCAAGTTCAGCGAGAAATTACTCGGCTGCATCCTGCGTAACCTGCGGGGCTCGGCGGTGCTCAACCTGACGCTGGACTCCATCGACTTCGCCCGCTCGCCCAACAACAGCGACGACCTGCCCGACGTCTTGGGGCTGCAGCTTGAACGCCTCGCCCTGAGGGAGATCAGCAACCCGGACGTGCTGGTATTCAACCGGGGCTTCGGCTGGCTGGCAGGGGTCCGCACGTTGCTCATCAACGAGATCAGTTTTAACTACGTTCCGTGCGGGGCGTGGCAGGAGATGAAGCGGGCGCAGCTGATCGACATCTCTCGCAACGGATTGCGCGACGAGTACATCTACAACCGGCGCTGCCAGTACGTGGGCACCATGCAGAATCTGGAGGAATTCCGCCTGAGCACAAACCTGATCAGTAGCCTGCGGCCTGTGGCTCTGCTGACAGCGAACTGGCCGCTTCTCACTACCATCGACCTGAGCTACAACCAGATCGTCGACTGCGAGCCGCCCTGCGTCTGGGGCCCGATCCTGAGCAGTCTCGTTCTGCACCACAACCCAGTCAGCCCCTCCACGTTCGCCTGCCTGCCCTTCACCCTGCGCTACCTCGACCTGTCCCACTGCCAGCTGGAGCGGCTGGAACCCGGCTGGTTCGTTCGCGCCTCTAACCTCAGCACACTGCTGCTCGGCGGAAACCGCCTCAAGTTCATCCCGGCCGACTGGTCGGCGCCCGGCCTGCAGAGGCTGGAGCTCGACGGCAACTCGTTTGGCGCCATCGGGCCCGGCACCTTTCGCCTGATGCCCCGGCTTAAGACGCTAGGGGCAGGCGACAACCCCTACCACTGTACTTGCGACCTGCACCGCTTCGTTTCCGAGGCGCGCTCTGGCCAGCTGCGACTCTTGGGCTGGCCCGCCCGCTACGTATGCTACCACCCTCCCGAGCTGGTCGACACCCAGCTGGCCGACTACTCGCCGGGCCGCCTACGCTGCGAGGTGTGGCTGGCGCTGGTTATCGCTGTCTCGGCCACGGCGCTGCTGACGGTGGGCGTCACGCTTCTCTGCTGGCGCTACGACCTGCCGTGGTACGCGCGGGCCACCTGGCAGGTGGTGAGCTCCCGCTACCGCAGTTCAGAGAGGTCCCGGGATCCCGCCGGGTACCGCTCCCCGCCAGCCTTCCACGCCTTCGTGTCGTACAGCCGGGCTGACGCAAACTGGGTGCGGGAGCAGCTGTTGGCGCGGCTGGAAGGGGGTCGGAGCCCGTACCGGGTCTGCATCCACGAGCGGGACTTCACCCCGGGCCGCTGGATCATCGACAACATAATTGAGAACATGGAAGGTAGCCGCAAAGTCCTCTTCGTTCTGTCCCGCAGCTTCGTGGACAGCGAGTGGTGCAACTACGAACTGTACTTCGCGCACCAACGGCCGCTGAGCCGTTCCTTGCACGATACTGTTCTCCTGCTGATGGAGCCaatctgtccccgctctctgcCCAGCCGCTTCTGCCGGCTCCGCCGCCTCCTCGACTCCCGCACCTACCTGGAGTGGCCCTCCGAGCCCAGCCGCCAGCCCTTCTTCTGGGCCCAGCTCAGAAACCTACTGGGTAAGCCCGAAGACGTGGCAGCGTCCCAGCCCAGCTTCCGTTCCCTTCACGTCCCGCCCGGAAGTCTACAGAATGGTCCGGAAGGTCCCCTCCCCGGCCTCCCGTAA
- the tlr18 gene encoding toll-like receptor 18 isoform X2, giving the protein MTPSRSRTQGRPWPKMPTALVVTGPPAVLVWIVVVVESAGEKCQISGTVVDCSGRSLFWVPEELPQDTQVLDLSYNRIAAIRDPDFARLPDLRVLKLSYNNISWLGPAAFASNPWLEELNLFNNSLRSIPGTVLAPLTRLVRLELSNNLYRAASLTPIFGNLSNLRDLSIGGDQIQSMRKGDLSPLSRISLDRFALKTGSGLKEYEPGSLSELRSCTVWTDIAVDSRPWLLPAFLSDLFNTRATSLRLRRLFAFTYYTGDQDLFRGLRESPIRNLTFFRGKFSEKLLGCILRNLRGSAVLNLTLDSIDFARSPNNSDDLPDVLGLQLERLALREISNPDVLVFNRGFGWLAGVRTLLINEISFNYVPCGAWQEMKRAQLIDISRNGLRDEYIYNRRCQYVGTMQNLEEFRLSTNLISSLRPVALLTANWPLLTTIDLSYNQIVDCEPPCVWGPILSSLVLHHNPVSPSTFACLPFTLRYLDLSHCQLERLEPGWFVRASNLSTLLLGGNRLKFIPADWSAPGLQRLELDGNSFGAIGPGTFRLMPRLKTLGAGDNPYHCTCDLHRFVSEARSGQLRLLGWPARYVCYHPPELVDTQLADYSPGRLRCEVWLALVIAVSATALLTVGVTLLCWRYDLPWYARATWQVVSSRYRSSERSRDPAGYRSPPAFHAFVSYSRADANWVREQLLARLEGGRSPYRVCIHERDFTPGRWIIDNIIENMEGSRKVLFVLSRSFVDSEWCNYELYFAHQRPLSRSLHDTVLLLMEPICPRSLPSRFCRLRRLLDSRTYLEWPSEPSRQPFFWAQLRNLLGKPEDVAASQPSFRSLHVPPGSLQNGPEGPLPGLP; this is encoded by the coding sequence GTCGGCCTTGGCCGAAGATGCCCACGGCTCTGGTGGTGACTGGGCCGCCCGCGGTGCTGGTGTGGATCGTGGTGGTCGTGGAATCCGCCGGAGAGAAGTGTCAGATCAGCGGCACGGTGGTGGATTGCTCCGGCCGCTCACTGTTTTGGGTCCCTGAAGAGCTGCCACAGGACACACAGGTCCTCGACCTCTCCTACAACAGGATAGCGGCCATACGGGACCCGGACTTCGCGCGACTGCCCGATCTGCGGGTCCTGAAGCTGAGTTACAACAACATCTCCTGGTTGGGCCCGGCTGCCTTTGCCTCCAATCCCTGGCTGGAGGAGCTGAACCTCTTCAACAACTCATTGCGCTCCATACCCGGCACTGTTCTGGCCCCGCTGACAAGATTGGTCCGCCTCGAACTCTCCAACAACCTGTACCGTGCGGCCAGTCTGACCCCGATCTTTGGGAACCTCTCCAACCTCCGAGACCTCTCTATCGGGGGAGACCAGATCCAGTCCATGCGGAAGGGCGACCTCTCCCCGCTGAGCCGCATTTCCCTTGACCGCTTCGCCCTGAAGACCGGGTCCGGCTTGAAGGAGTACGAGCCGGGCTCCCTCTCCGAACTGAGGTCGTGCACCGTGTGGACGGACATCGCGGTGGACAGCCGGCCCTGGCTCCTGCCCGCTTTTCTGTCTGACCTCTTCAACACACGGGCCACCTCCCTCCGTCTCCGGCGCCTCTTCGCGTTCACCTACTATACGGGCGACCAAGACCTTTTCCGCGGATTGCGAGAGTCGCCCATCCGCAACCTCACCTTCTTCCGCGGCAAGTTCAGCGAGAAATTACTCGGCTGCATCCTGCGTAACCTGCGGGGCTCGGCGGTGCTCAACCTGACGCTGGACTCCATCGACTTCGCCCGCTCGCCCAACAACAGCGACGACCTGCCCGACGTCTTGGGGCTGCAGCTTGAACGCCTCGCCCTGAGGGAGATCAGCAACCCGGACGTGCTGGTATTCAACCGGGGCTTCGGCTGGCTGGCAGGGGTCCGCACGTTGCTCATCAACGAGATCAGTTTTAACTACGTTCCGTGCGGGGCGTGGCAGGAGATGAAGCGGGCGCAGCTGATCGACATCTCTCGCAACGGATTGCGCGACGAGTACATCTACAACCGGCGCTGCCAGTACGTGGGCACCATGCAGAATCTGGAGGAATTCCGCCTGAGCACAAACCTGATCAGTAGCCTGCGGCCTGTGGCTCTGCTGACAGCGAACTGGCCGCTTCTCACTACCATCGACCTGAGCTACAACCAGATCGTCGACTGCGAGCCGCCCTGCGTCTGGGGCCCGATCCTGAGCAGTCTCGTTCTGCACCACAACCCAGTCAGCCCCTCCACGTTCGCCTGCCTGCCCTTCACCCTGCGCTACCTCGACCTGTCCCACTGCCAGCTGGAGCGGCTGGAACCCGGCTGGTTCGTTCGCGCCTCTAACCTCAGCACACTGCTGCTCGGCGGAAACCGCCTCAAGTTCATCCCGGCCGACTGGTCGGCGCCCGGCCTGCAGAGGCTGGAGCTCGACGGCAACTCGTTTGGCGCCATCGGGCCCGGCACCTTTCGCCTGATGCCCCGGCTTAAGACGCTAGGGGCAGGCGACAACCCCTACCACTGTACTTGCGACCTGCACCGCTTCGTTTCCGAGGCGCGCTCTGGCCAGCTGCGACTCTTGGGCTGGCCCGCCCGCTACGTATGCTACCACCCTCCCGAGCTGGTCGACACCCAGCTGGCCGACTACTCGCCGGGCCGCCTACGCTGCGAGGTGTGGCTGGCGCTGGTTATCGCTGTCTCGGCCACGGCGCTGCTGACGGTGGGCGTCACGCTTCTCTGCTGGCGCTACGACCTGCCGTGGTACGCGCGGGCCACCTGGCAGGTGGTGAGCTCCCGCTACCGCAGTTCAGAGAGGTCCCGGGATCCCGCCGGGTACCGCTCCCCGCCAGCCTTCCACGCCTTCGTGTCGTACAGCCGGGCTGACGCAAACTGGGTGCGGGAGCAGCTGTTGGCGCGGCTGGAAGGGGGTCGGAGCCCGTACCGGGTCTGCATCCACGAGCGGGACTTCACCCCGGGCCGCTGGATCATCGACAACATAATTGAGAACATGGAAGGTAGCCGCAAAGTCCTCTTCGTTCTGTCCCGCAGCTTCGTGGACAGCGAGTGGTGCAACTACGAACTGTACTTCGCGCACCAACGGCCGCTGAGCCGTTCCTTGCACGATACTGTTCTCCTGCTGATGGAGCCaatctgtccccgctctctgcCCAGCCGCTTCTGCCGGCTCCGCCGCCTCCTCGACTCCCGCACCTACCTGGAGTGGCCCTCCGAGCCCAGCCGCCAGCCCTTCTTCTGGGCCCAGCTCAGAAACCTACTGGGTAAGCCCGAAGACGTGGCAGCGTCCCAGCCCAGCTTCCGTTCCCTTCACGTCCCGCCCGGAAGTCTACAGAATGGTCCGGAAGGTCCCCTCCCCGGCCTCCCGTAA
- the tlr18 gene encoding toll-like receptor 18 isoform X1 — protein MHRRVVQVLGKAQAVISVRPGRPWPKMPTALVVTGPPAVLVWIVVVVESAGEKCQISGTVVDCSGRSLFWVPEELPQDTQVLDLSYNRIAAIRDPDFARLPDLRVLKLSYNNISWLGPAAFASNPWLEELNLFNNSLRSIPGTVLAPLTRLVRLELSNNLYRAASLTPIFGNLSNLRDLSIGGDQIQSMRKGDLSPLSRISLDRFALKTGSGLKEYEPGSLSELRSCTVWTDIAVDSRPWLLPAFLSDLFNTRATSLRLRRLFAFTYYTGDQDLFRGLRESPIRNLTFFRGKFSEKLLGCILRNLRGSAVLNLTLDSIDFARSPNNSDDLPDVLGLQLERLALREISNPDVLVFNRGFGWLAGVRTLLINEISFNYVPCGAWQEMKRAQLIDISRNGLRDEYIYNRRCQYVGTMQNLEEFRLSTNLISSLRPVALLTANWPLLTTIDLSYNQIVDCEPPCVWGPILSSLVLHHNPVSPSTFACLPFTLRYLDLSHCQLERLEPGWFVRASNLSTLLLGGNRLKFIPADWSAPGLQRLELDGNSFGAIGPGTFRLMPRLKTLGAGDNPYHCTCDLHRFVSEARSGQLRLLGWPARYVCYHPPELVDTQLADYSPGRLRCEVWLALVIAVSATALLTVGVTLLCWRYDLPWYARATWQVVSSRYRSSERSRDPAGYRSPPAFHAFVSYSRADANWVREQLLARLEGGRSPYRVCIHERDFTPGRWIIDNIIENMEGSRKVLFVLSRSFVDSEWCNYELYFAHQRPLSRSLHDTVLLLMEPICPRSLPSRFCRLRRLLDSRTYLEWPSEPSRQPFFWAQLRNLLGKPEDVAASQPSFRSLHVPPGSLQNGPEGPLPGLP, from the coding sequence GTCGGCCTTGGCCGAAGATGCCCACGGCTCTGGTGGTGACTGGGCCGCCCGCGGTGCTGGTGTGGATCGTGGTGGTCGTGGAATCCGCCGGAGAGAAGTGTCAGATCAGCGGCACGGTGGTGGATTGCTCCGGCCGCTCACTGTTTTGGGTCCCTGAAGAGCTGCCACAGGACACACAGGTCCTCGACCTCTCCTACAACAGGATAGCGGCCATACGGGACCCGGACTTCGCGCGACTGCCCGATCTGCGGGTCCTGAAGCTGAGTTACAACAACATCTCCTGGTTGGGCCCGGCTGCCTTTGCCTCCAATCCCTGGCTGGAGGAGCTGAACCTCTTCAACAACTCATTGCGCTCCATACCCGGCACTGTTCTGGCCCCGCTGACAAGATTGGTCCGCCTCGAACTCTCCAACAACCTGTACCGTGCGGCCAGTCTGACCCCGATCTTTGGGAACCTCTCCAACCTCCGAGACCTCTCTATCGGGGGAGACCAGATCCAGTCCATGCGGAAGGGCGACCTCTCCCCGCTGAGCCGCATTTCCCTTGACCGCTTCGCCCTGAAGACCGGGTCCGGCTTGAAGGAGTACGAGCCGGGCTCCCTCTCCGAACTGAGGTCGTGCACCGTGTGGACGGACATCGCGGTGGACAGCCGGCCCTGGCTCCTGCCCGCTTTTCTGTCTGACCTCTTCAACACACGGGCCACCTCCCTCCGTCTCCGGCGCCTCTTCGCGTTCACCTACTATACGGGCGACCAAGACCTTTTCCGCGGATTGCGAGAGTCGCCCATCCGCAACCTCACCTTCTTCCGCGGCAAGTTCAGCGAGAAATTACTCGGCTGCATCCTGCGTAACCTGCGGGGCTCGGCGGTGCTCAACCTGACGCTGGACTCCATCGACTTCGCCCGCTCGCCCAACAACAGCGACGACCTGCCCGACGTCTTGGGGCTGCAGCTTGAACGCCTCGCCCTGAGGGAGATCAGCAACCCGGACGTGCTGGTATTCAACCGGGGCTTCGGCTGGCTGGCAGGGGTCCGCACGTTGCTCATCAACGAGATCAGTTTTAACTACGTTCCGTGCGGGGCGTGGCAGGAGATGAAGCGGGCGCAGCTGATCGACATCTCTCGCAACGGATTGCGCGACGAGTACATCTACAACCGGCGCTGCCAGTACGTGGGCACCATGCAGAATCTGGAGGAATTCCGCCTGAGCACAAACCTGATCAGTAGCCTGCGGCCTGTGGCTCTGCTGACAGCGAACTGGCCGCTTCTCACTACCATCGACCTGAGCTACAACCAGATCGTCGACTGCGAGCCGCCCTGCGTCTGGGGCCCGATCCTGAGCAGTCTCGTTCTGCACCACAACCCAGTCAGCCCCTCCACGTTCGCCTGCCTGCCCTTCACCCTGCGCTACCTCGACCTGTCCCACTGCCAGCTGGAGCGGCTGGAACCCGGCTGGTTCGTTCGCGCCTCTAACCTCAGCACACTGCTGCTCGGCGGAAACCGCCTCAAGTTCATCCCGGCCGACTGGTCGGCGCCCGGCCTGCAGAGGCTGGAGCTCGACGGCAACTCGTTTGGCGCCATCGGGCCCGGCACCTTTCGCCTGATGCCCCGGCTTAAGACGCTAGGGGCAGGCGACAACCCCTACCACTGTACTTGCGACCTGCACCGCTTCGTTTCCGAGGCGCGCTCTGGCCAGCTGCGACTCTTGGGCTGGCCCGCCCGCTACGTATGCTACCACCCTCCCGAGCTGGTCGACACCCAGCTGGCCGACTACTCGCCGGGCCGCCTACGCTGCGAGGTGTGGCTGGCGCTGGTTATCGCTGTCTCGGCCACGGCGCTGCTGACGGTGGGCGTCACGCTTCTCTGCTGGCGCTACGACCTGCCGTGGTACGCGCGGGCCACCTGGCAGGTGGTGAGCTCCCGCTACCGCAGTTCAGAGAGGTCCCGGGATCCCGCCGGGTACCGCTCCCCGCCAGCCTTCCACGCCTTCGTGTCGTACAGCCGGGCTGACGCAAACTGGGTGCGGGAGCAGCTGTTGGCGCGGCTGGAAGGGGGTCGGAGCCCGTACCGGGTCTGCATCCACGAGCGGGACTTCACCCCGGGCCGCTGGATCATCGACAACATAATTGAGAACATGGAAGGTAGCCGCAAAGTCCTCTTCGTTCTGTCCCGCAGCTTCGTGGACAGCGAGTGGTGCAACTACGAACTGTACTTCGCGCACCAACGGCCGCTGAGCCGTTCCTTGCACGATACTGTTCTCCTGCTGATGGAGCCaatctgtccccgctctctgcCCAGCCGCTTCTGCCGGCTCCGCCGCCTCCTCGACTCCCGCACCTACCTGGAGTGGCCCTCCGAGCCCAGCCGCCAGCCCTTCTTCTGGGCCCAGCTCAGAAACCTACTGGGTAAGCCCGAAGACGTGGCAGCGTCCCAGCCCAGCTTCCGTTCCCTTCACGTCCCGCCCGGAAGTCTACAGAATGGTCCGGAAGGTCCCCTCCCCGGCCTCCCGTAA